The nucleotide sequence GACTGTATTGAAAGAGACGTCGAGATCTTCTCTGAGAGAATTCAGCGACAGGGGAGAACCGATCCTTTCCGGTAACATTCCAACGAGAGCATCCATCAAACCGATATCGCGAATGCGCGTCAAATCGCGCAAATCTTCCCTTAAAATAAGTTCACGGTGTTCGCGTCGCCAGCGCACAAGCATTTTCGATGTGCCGTTGTAAAAAGGCTCCGGAAAACCGTTGAACTGAAATATCTGCTCAAAGTCATCACCGGCCTCTTTGATATTTCCGGATGCAGGGGTGGAAAGTAAAGACTCCAGCGCTTTTTCAGGTGCCAAGACCGACGATGCGGCGTTAAGAATTTCTCCGACGGTCAACGGCATCATGCGGAAGAGATGGTAACGGCCGAAAAGAGAATCCCCGCCACGCTGATAGACATTGAGACGCCCACTTCCGGTCACTAAAACCCGCAGTTCTTTGTGGACCGCATCAAACAGTCCCTTGAGAAACCGTTTCCAACGCGGGTATTTATGAATTTCATCCAACACAAGGAGAGGATCGGAGGCATTCTTCAATCGAAGACGCCAAAAATCCTCCTTGCCCTTGAGAATCTCTCGTCTGTCTTTTTCAATGTCCCAGTTGAAATAACCTTGAGAGACCCCTTCTTTATCCAAAACATGGCGTGCAAAAGTGGTCTTTCCGACCTGTCTTGGCCCGCAGACAAAAGCCATTTTTCTTTCTGAATTCAAGCAGTTAATGATTTCTTTTTCGATATATCGCATGACAAGATATTCACATATTCCTGCAAAAAGGTCACGACTTTTTTGCAGGAATATGAAATTGACGGATATGTCATGGCCAATTTCATCGAAATCATTATAGTAAGGTTTTGAAGGAGACGTTATGCCATTGAGTGCGGGAGTCAAAGATCAGGAGCCGATAAAAGGAGTGGCACGAAGTGCGTCCGAACAGCCCGATCAGGATATCCAAAAAATCAACGATACGATCCGGCAAGAGCAGGCGATACTCAAACAGGGAGAGACCTCTTCCAAACCCGCCGATGCGGAAACCGTTCAGAAAATGTCCCGCGAATTACCTCGTTTGATTCAAAGAATTCTTGTTAAACTCGAAGCGAGTCAGGTTTATCAGACCTTTAAGTTGCCCGGCAGTAATTATATCGTTCATGATCAGCGCGAAAAATCGCCTCAGGCACAATCTCACGAAAAAGAAAAAGGGGAAAGCATTCGCCACGAATCAAAAATGTCGCTTGAAGCGCTGTTGGTTCAGAAGGGGAAATTGCAGGGAGTAAAAGAAAAGGGATACGAAAATTATTTGGCCGATCCTGCGACGCGGGCCAAAATGCCACCAGCACAACCGCAGGTAGAATCAAAAATTTCCAAACTGTTGAGCCGTTTTGAACAAATGTTGTTGAAACGTTTTGAAGGCGGATCAAAAGTTGCGCAGGAAGCTGAAGTGGGTCGATCCTCTTTTTTCAAAAAGACTGCCGATCAGTGGCGTTCCTTCTTTAGTCATTTTGTGCAACGCACCGTCAAACGACATGTCTCTGTAAACCATGTTGATAGCTGGGTTTACCGAGGGTTGGTGCAGAAAAATTCAAG is from Deltaproteobacteria bacterium and encodes:
- a CDS encoding ATP-binding protein gives rise to the protein MRYIEKEIINCLNSERKMAFVCGPRQVGKTTFARHVLDKEGVSQGYFNWDIEKDRREILKGKEDFWRLRLKNASDPLLVLDEIHKYPRWKRFLKGLFDAVHKELRVLVTGSGRLNVYQRGGDSLFGRYHLFRMMPLTVGEILNAASSVLAPEKALESLLSTPASGNIKEAGDDFEQIFQFNGFPEPFYNGTSKMLVRWRREHRELILREDLRDLTRIRDIGLMDALVGMLPERIGSPLSLNSLREDLDVSFNTVKHWIKTLHFLYYLFKIKPFGGRLARTLKKEAKIYLFDTSVIESEGARFENIMALHLLKACYAWSDFGFGDYDLHYVRDKEKRETDFLVTENEKPWMLVECKLSDREPDSSLQYFHKALKTKYVFQVVRQLPAGDFYKTKNDIYIAAAPRFLSHLP